A part of Desulfatiglans sp. genomic DNA contains:
- the hypA gene encoding hydrogenase maturation nickel metallochaperone HypA has product MHEQSIVTYLLSEALSNAGKENAHKILSIKLTVGELTGIEKDSVIFYFGFLSKNTIAEGATLEFEYTKAQLRCRECDIIFSKDKADFICPQCNKKVVEIVGGRELYIESMEVI; this is encoded by the coding sequence ATGCATGAGCAAAGTATAGTAACATATCTATTGTCAGAGGCCCTTTCAAATGCCGGGAAGGAAAATGCCCATAAAATCTTAAGCATTAAGCTTACTGTGGGAGAGCTGACCGGCATAGAAAAGGATTCGGTTATCTTTTATTTCGGGTTCCTTTCAAAAAATACCATTGCAGAGGGCGCCACCCTTGAATTTGAGTATACAAAGGCACAGTTGAGATGCAGGGAGTGTGATATCATTTTTTCTAAGGATAAGGCTGATTTCATCTGCCCGCAGTGTAATAAAAAGGTGGTTGAGATTGTTGGCGGAAGAGAGCTATACATAGAGAGCATGGAGGTCATCTGA